Proteins encoded by one window of Salvia splendens isolate huo1 chromosome 14, SspV2, whole genome shotgun sequence:
- the LOC121763379 gene encoding exocyst complex component EXO70H1-like: MPRKGMRSLCFSPKHSSSSSTSTFSHSPSPSRFGFSPSRPSFSDSVMDRTLDLADPVINKWNPETTTFARVTSLFYENRREAKDFIKTVYNLQKAMHFLVMENSSSEKLVRAQNLMQIAMKRLQKEFYQILSMNRAHLDPESVSTRSSRTSIASSSSYNDDDDEEAEEEGEAADGSISEVEDASMAAMSDLRLIAECMISSGYAKECLKIYKIIRKSIVDEGIYKLGVEKLSSSQIHKMDWEVLDLRIKNWLSAVRTAVQTLFNGERILCDEVFASSDSIRESCFHEIAKEGAVLLFAFPENVAKHSKKSPDKVFRILDMYTGIANHWPEIESIFSFESTAAIKSQALTSLVKLGEFVRAALNEFEAAIQKDSSKSPVAGAGTHFLTIEAMDYLSNLADYSNVLADILGDSPPAPKKNLPETYFGFSDSEESPAPAITVKMAWLILVLLCKIDTKAKYYKDAALAYLFLANNLQYVVVKVQTSNLKYLLGDEWLTKHEGNVKQFAANYQRLGWGHVIDSLPTDPTAVAPEKVAEIFKKFNSEFDQAHRKQVLCVVHDQKLRDHIKVSIARKMVRLYREFYNANRNKIAGERYSATVVRYAPEDVGHRLSDLFFGAGSSSSFESSPSDSRSPRSR, from the coding sequence ATGCCAAGAAAAGGAATGAGGAGCTTATGCTTTTCCCCTAAGCATtcgtcctcctcctccacctccacaTTCTCCCACTCTCCTTCTCCGTCCCGGTTCGGCTTCTCGCCTTCGCGGCCGAGTTTCTCCGACTCGGTGATGGACCGGACGCTCGACCTGGCCGATCCGGTTATCAATAAATGGAACCCCGAAACCACCACCTTCGCCCGAGTCACCTCTCTCTTCTATGAGAACCGCCGCGAGGCTAAGGATTTCATCAAAACCGTCTATAATTTGCAGAAGGCCATGCACTTCCTCGTCATGGAGAATTCGAGCTCGGAAAAGTTAGTTCGCGCGCAGAATTTGATGCAGATCGCGATGAAGCGGCTGCAGAAGGAGTTCTACCAGATCCTCTCGATGAACCGGGCTCACCTCGACCCCGAGTCTGTCTCGACTCGGTCATCGCGCACCTCCATTGCTTCCAGCTCTTCCTACAACGACGATGACGATGAAGAAGCTGAAGAAGAAGGTGAAGCTGCGGATGGATCGATTTCTGAGGTTGAAGATGCTTCCATGGCGGCGATGTCGGATTTGAGATTGATCGCCGAGTGTATGATCTCCTCCGGCTACGCCAAGGAGTGCCTGAAGATTTACAAAATTATACGGAAATCGATCGTCGACGAAGGCATCTACAAGCTCGGCGTGGAGAAATTGAGTTCCTCGCAGATTCATAAAATGGATTGGGAGGTTCTGGATCTGAGGATTAAGAACTGGCTGAGCGCGGTGCGCACCGCCGTGCAGACGCTCTTCAACGGCGAGAGAATTCTCTGCGATGAGGTCTTCGCCTCTTCGGATTCCATCCGAGAATCGTGCTTCCATGAAATCGCCAAGGAAGGCGCCGTGCTCCTCTTCGCATTTCCGGAGAATGTGGCCAAGCACAGCAAAAAATCGCCGGACAAAGTTTTTCGAATACTCGATATGTATACCGGAATCGCCAACCACTGGCCGGAAATCGAGTCGATCTTCTCATTCGAATCTACCGCCGCCATCAAATCGCAGGCGCTGACGTCGCTTGTCAAACTCGGCGAGTTCGTCCGTGCCGCACTGAACGAGTTCGAGGCGGCGATCCAGAAGGACTCCTCGAAATCTCCGGTCGCCGGCGCCGGAACTCACTTTCTGACGATCGAAGCGATGGATTACCTCTCCAACCTGGCCGATTACAGCAACGTCCTAGCGGATATCCTAGGCGATTCTCCGCCGGCGCCGAAgaaaaatctgccagaaacttacTTCGGCTTCTCCGACTCTGAGGaatcgccggcgccggcgataACCGTGAAAATGGCGTGGCTGATCCTCGTCCTTCTCTGCAAGATCGACACGAAAGCGAAGTACTACAAAGACGCGGCGCTAGCGTACCTATTCCTCGCCAACAACCTCCAATACGTCGTCGTAAAGGTGCAGACCTCGAATCTGAAGTATCTCCTCGGCGACGAATGGCTAACGAAGCACGAGGGAAATGTGAAGCAGTTCGCGGCAAATTACCAACGGCTGGGATGGGGCCACGTCATCGACTCGCTCCCGACGGATCCGACGGCCGTGGCTCCGGAGAAGGTCGCTGAGATTTTTAAGAAGTTCAACTCGGAGTTCGATCAAGCGCACAGGAAGCAGGTGCTCTGCGTCGTACACGATCAAAAGCTCCGCGACCACATAAAAGTCTCGATCGCGAGAAAGATGGTGAGATTGTATCGCGAGTTTTACAACGCGAACCGCAATAAAATAGCGGGAGAGAGATATTCGGCGACTGTGGTCAGATATGCCCCTGAGGATGTAGGGCATCGTCTGTCCGATTTGTTTTTTGGGGCAGGGAGTTCATCGTCATTTGAGTCGTCGCCTTCTGATTCTCGGAGCCCGAGATCTCGCTGA